A single genomic interval of Paracoccus contaminans harbors:
- the rfbB gene encoding dTDP-glucose 4,6-dehydratase translates to MKILVTGGAGFIGSAVVRRAMGDGHQVVNLDALTYAANLENVADVAKLPGYAFEHADIRDRAALDRVFARHRPDAVMHLAAESHVDRSIDGPGAFIETNVNGTYNMLEAARTYWTGAGRPEGFRFHHISTDEVFGSLGETGKFTEDTPYDPRSPYSASKAASDHLVRAWHETYGLPVILTNCSNNYGPFHFPEKLVPVVILRALAGQPIPVYGDGGNVRDWLYVEDHADALLLCLQRGRVGRSYNIGGENEARNIDLVRTICAHLDALRPEDAPHERLITFVTDRPGHDRRYAIDPARIRTELGWRPSVTLEEGLRRTVEWYLANEDWWRPLLGREGVGKRLGQG, encoded by the coding sequence ATGAAGATCCTGGTGACGGGCGGGGCGGGCTTCATCGGCTCGGCGGTGGTGCGGCGGGCGATGGGCGACGGGCATCAGGTCGTCAACCTTGATGCGCTGACCTATGCGGCAAACCTTGAAAACGTGGCCGATGTGGCAAAGCTGCCCGGCTATGCCTTCGAGCATGCGGACATCCGCGACCGCGCCGCGCTCGACCGCGTATTCGCCCGGCACCGGCCCGACGCGGTGATGCATCTGGCCGCCGAAAGCCATGTGGACCGCTCCATCGACGGGCCCGGCGCCTTCATCGAGACGAATGTGAACGGCACCTACAACATGCTTGAGGCGGCGCGGACCTATTGGACCGGGGCGGGGCGCCCCGAGGGGTTCCGCTTTCACCACATCTCGACCGACGAGGTGTTCGGATCGCTGGGCGAGACGGGAAAGTTCACCGAGGACACCCCCTATGACCCGCGCAGCCCCTATTCCGCGTCCAAGGCCGCGTCCGACCATCTGGTGCGCGCCTGGCACGAGACTTATGGCCTGCCCGTCATCCTGACCAACTGTTCCAACAATTACGGCCCCTTCCATTTTCCCGAAAAGCTGGTTCCGGTGGTGATCCTGCGGGCGCTGGCCGGGCAGCCGATCCCGGTCTATGGCGATGGCGGCAATGTGCGCGACTGGCTGTATGTCGAGGATCATGCCGATGCGCTGCTGCTGTGCCTGCAACGCGGCCGCGTCGGGCGCAGCTACAACATCGGGGGCGAGAACGAGGCGCGCAACATCGACCTGGTGCGCACGATCTGCGCGCATCTGGACGCGCTGCGCCCCGAGGATGCGCCCCATGAGCGGCTGATCACCTTTGTGACCGACCGGCCCGGCCATGACCGCCGCTATGCCATCGACCCGGCCCGCATCCGCACCGAACTGGGCTGGCGCCCCTCGGTTACGCTCGAGGAAGGGCTGCGCCGGACGGTGGAATGGTATCTGGCCAACGAGGACTGGTGGCGCCCGCTGCTGGGGCGCGAGGGCGTCGGCAAGCGGCTGGGGCAGGGCTGA
- the rfbC gene encoding dTDP-4-dehydrorhamnose 3,5-epimerase, protein MQIQQTALPGVLILIPPRFGDDRGFFSESWNRRTLDAAGLSLPDFVQDNHSLSAKRGTLRGLHYQAPPHAQGKLVRCGRGSLFDVAVDARKGSATYGQWVGVELSFDNGRQLWVPAGFLHGFVTLQDDTEVVYKCTDHYDRAADGAVRWDSLGIDWGIAEPILSDKDRAAPAFADWQSPFDLADFPAPAVRA, encoded by the coding sequence ATGCAGATCCAACAGACCGCGCTGCCCGGCGTCCTGATCCTGATCCCGCCCCGGTTCGGCGATGATCGCGGGTTCTTTTCGGAAAGCTGGAACCGCCGCACGCTGGATGCGGCGGGGCTGAGCCTGCCGGACTTCGTGCAGGACAACCATTCGCTGTCGGCGAAAAGGGGCACGCTGCGCGGGCTGCATTATCAGGCGCCGCCCCATGCCCAAGGCAAGCTGGTGCGCTGCGGCCGGGGCAGCCTGTTCGACGTGGCCGTGGACGCCCGCAAGGGCAGCGCGACCTATGGTCAGTGGGTCGGGGTCGAGCTGAGCTTTGACAACGGCAGGCAGCTTTGGGTGCCGGCGGGGTTCCTGCACGGTTTCGTGACGCTGCAGGATGACACGGAGGTCGTCTATAAATGCACCGATCACTATGACCGGGCGGCCGATGGCGCCGTCCGCTGGGACAGCCTCGGGATCGACTGGGGCATCGCCGAGCCGATCCTGTCCGACAAGGACCGCGCCGCGCCGGCCTTTGCCGACTGGCAGTCGCCCTTCGACCTGGCCGATTTTCCCGCGCCTGCGGTGCGCGCATGA
- the rsmD gene encoding 16S rRNA (guanine(966)-N(2))-methyltransferase RsmD, translating to MRIVGGRLRGLKLAEIGAGDPAAHLRPTTDRVREAMFNLIENSHGISLEGARVLDLFAGTGALGLEALSRGAARVAFVDDGAAARALLRANVEKARAMGATDIWRRNAANLGPNRGPAYDAVFLDPPYGQALGEAALASARAGGWLAPGALVVWEEGAAPALPPGLTQIDQRRYGSTVVTLLRC from the coding sequence ATGCGGATCGTCGGAGGAAGGCTGCGCGGGCTTAAACTTGCCGAAATCGGCGCGGGCGATCCGGCCGCGCATCTGCGACCCACCACCGACCGGGTGCGCGAGGCGATGTTCAACCTGATCGAGAACAGCCACGGCATCTCGCTCGAGGGGGCGCGGGTGCTGGACCTGTTCGCGGGCACCGGGGCGCTGGGGCTCGAGGCGCTTTCGCGCGGGGCAGCGCGCGTGGCCTTCGTCGATGACGGCGCGGCGGCGCGGGCCCTGCTGCGCGCCAATGTGGAAAAGGCCCGCGCGATGGGGGCAACCGACATCTGGCGGCGCAATGCCGCCAATCTGGGGCCCAACCGCGGGCCGGCTTATGATGCGGTCTTTCTCGACCCGCCTTACGGGCAGGCCCTGGGCGAAGCGGCGCTCGCCTCGGCCCGGGCGGGGGGCTGGCTGGCCCCCGGCGCCCTGGTGGTGTGGGAGGAAGGCGCCGCCCCCGCCCTGCCGCCCGGCCTGACGCAGATCGACCAGCGGCGCTATGGCAGCACGGTGGTGACGCTGCTCAGATGCTGA
- the mog gene encoding molybdopterin adenylyltransferase, which produces MSQRQTARIAVVTVSDRASRGEYEDRGGPAAEAWLRQTVTSPVEIVRHVVPDGREGVAATLRQLADGAGADLILVTGGTGPAPRDETPEALADVIEKELPGFGEAMRRASLAEGVPTAILSRQTAGIRNACLMILLPGKPAAIATCLDAVFAAVPYCLDLIGAGRIETDEKRIRAFRPA; this is translated from the coding sequence ATGTCCCAGCGCCAGACCGCCCGCATCGCCGTCGTTACCGTGTCAGACCGTGCCAGCCGCGGCGAATACGAGGATCGCGGCGGCCCTGCAGCCGAAGCCTGGCTGCGCCAGACCGTGACCTCGCCGGTCGAGATCGTCCGCCATGTCGTCCCCGACGGGCGCGAGGGCGTTGCCGCGACGCTGCGGCAGCTGGCGGACGGCGCTGGCGCGGACCTGATCCTGGTCACCGGCGGCACCGGGCCGGCCCCCCGAGACGAGACGCCCGAGGCGCTGGCCGATGTGATCGAAAAGGAACTGCCCGGCTTTGGCGAGGCGATGCGCCGCGCCTCGCTGGCCGAAGGGGTGCCGACCGCGATCCTGTCCCGCCAGACGGCAGGCATCCGCAACGCCTGCCTGATGATCCTGCTGCCGGGCAAGCCGGCGGCCATCGCCACCTGCCTGGATGCGGTGTTCGCCGCCGTGCCCTACTGTCTTGACCTGATCGGGGCGGGGCGGATCGAAACGGACGAAAAGCGCATCCGGGCGTTCCGGCCGGCCTGA